From one Cynocephalus volans isolate mCynVol1 chromosome X, mCynVol1.pri, whole genome shotgun sequence genomic stretch:
- the LOC134366816 gene encoding uncharacterized LOC128031833 homolog, translating into MDSLTEQRLTSPNLPAPHLEHYSVLHCTMTLDVQTVVVFAVIVVLLLVNVILMFFLGTR; encoded by the coding sequence ATGGACAGTCTGACAGAACAGAGATTGACATCTCCCAATCTGCCGGCCCCCCACCTGGAACACTACAGTGTTCTGCATTGCACCATGACCCTGGATGTGCAAACTGTAGTCGTTTTTGCCGTGATTGTAGTCCTCCTGCTTGTCAATGTCATACTCATGTTTTTCCTGGGAACGCGCTGA